Proteins from one Candidatus Hydrogenedentota bacterium genomic window:
- a CDS encoding metallophosphoesterase: MMKTMRFVMATLVVCFGLTINAYADSFYVKPHLQNVAPDGVTIIWQTHEKGPAEVEYGVEGSFDGKATVSADEEIRRVRITGLKPDTSYSYRVRAGEEEYVNSFKTSPGANNDREVTFIIFGDTRRWDERVQETDFINEILRWNPEFFVINGDLVGNGHQYELWPQHFKRFSALNGKFMIATARGNHEGSMLNDTDNDWFGKYHEMPGGSEPYAAFDWGNVHVVLLSWEQTMLNHVKDTAQWLDQHLSGVSSRYTFVTQHFPVYCTGYAGPTDNRKEPGESMAYIRRILDKHHVTAHMAGHTHIYERHYPLRENKRDDRNGVHYLVNGGDIGGNYPDWWTAVSDDKATMAKPTYTVYQCK; the protein is encoded by the coding sequence GTGATGAAAACGATGCGATTTGTCATGGCCACGCTGGTGGTGTGTTTCGGCTTAACAATTAACGCATATGCCGACAGCTTCTACGTGAAGCCACATTTGCAGAACGTCGCTCCTGACGGAGTCACAATCATCTGGCAGACACACGAGAAAGGTCCCGCGGAAGTCGAATACGGCGTTGAAGGATCATTTGACGGCAAAGCGACCGTCAGTGCAGACGAAGAGATCCGGCGAGTTCGAATCACCGGCCTTAAACCGGATACGTCCTACTCGTATCGCGTTCGCGCCGGCGAAGAAGAATACGTCAATTCGTTCAAGACATCCCCCGGCGCCAACAACGATCGTGAGGTGACGTTCATCATCTTCGGCGATACACGACGTTGGGACGAACGTGTTCAGGAGACCGATTTCATCAATGAGATACTCCGCTGGAACCCTGAATTCTTCGTCATCAATGGAGACCTCGTTGGGAACGGACATCAGTATGAACTCTGGCCTCAGCATTTCAAACGATTCTCGGCCCTGAACGGCAAGTTCATGATTGCCACAGCGCGGGGAAATCACGAAGGCTCGATGCTTAACGATACGGACAACGACTGGTTTGGCAAATACCACGAAATGCCCGGTGGGTCGGAGCCGTATGCCGCATTCGATTGGGGAAACGTTCACGTGGTGCTGCTTTCCTGGGAACAGACCATGCTCAATCACGTGAAAGACACCGCGCAGTGGCTGGATCAGCATTTGAGCGGCGTGTCTTCGCGGTACACGTTTGTGACGCAGCATTTTCCGGTGTATTGCACCGGATACGCGGGGCCGACTGACAATCGCAAGGAACCCGGCGAAAGCATGGCATATATTCGTCGCATTTTGGATAAGCATCACGTGACCGCGCACATGGCGGGGCATACGCACATCTACGAACGGCACTATCCGCTGCGTGAAAACAAGCGTGATGACCGCAACGGGGTTCACTATTTGGTAAACGGCGGAGACATTGGGGGCAATTATCCGGACTGGTGGACAGCGGTTTCCGACGACAAAGCAACGATGGCCAAGCCAACGTATACGGTATATCAGTGCAAGAA
- a CDS encoding class I SAM-dependent methyltransferase — MKMNSLERLLVNNPVRTWMLRQLALDLLARHAVSLSGKRVLEIGCGQGSGTELLLRDCGADKVFAFDYDPRQLNRAKQRHRAHGIGGTCLFVGDGERLPFANEQFDVIVEFAILHHMPGWRLAVSEIARVLRPGGILVYEEYLERFVANPVVLRLLDHPREGWFKAEAFYDALTGAGLRPMPPQRHLGNYWLAGTAERIN; from the coding sequence ATGAAGATGAACTCTCTCGAGCGGTTGCTCGTAAACAACCCGGTACGCACGTGGATGCTTCGCCAGCTAGCTCTGGATTTGCTGGCCCGCCATGCAGTGTCTCTCTCCGGCAAACGTGTCTTGGAGATTGGCTGCGGCCAGGGATCTGGAACGGAACTGCTGCTACGCGATTGCGGCGCCGACAAGGTATTCGCGTTCGACTACGACCCGCGCCAATTGAATCGCGCGAAGCAGCGCCACCGGGCGCACGGAATCGGTGGAACCTGTCTGTTCGTTGGAGATGGAGAGCGGCTCCCGTTCGCAAACGAGCAGTTCGACGTCATCGTCGAATTTGCAATTCTGCATCATATGCCGGGATGGCGCTTGGCCGTCAGCGAGATTGCGCGCGTACTTCGGCCTGGCGGAATTTTGGTTTACGAAGAATACCTCGAACGGTTCGTAGCGAATCCAGTGGTGTTACGGCTGTTGGACCATCCACGAGAGGGCTGGTTCAAGGCAGAGGCGTTTTATGACGCGCTCACCGGCGCGGGGTTGCGTCCCATGCCACCGCAGAGACATCTGGGCAACTACTGGCTGGCGGGTACTGCCGAGCGAATCAACTGA
- a CDS encoding lysoplasmalogenase — translation MSRNSTLLWALALLTALSAAGVTLALNGQWIRLHFPSVLAASTCFVALPIAGGALSTAYGRFLVAGLVAFWVGDVLGGQHYLLGMVFFCMGHAGFICAFAARGIERKRILTALPPMILVVATILRWLLPHVNQPIDVFAVCTYSTVIGIMVLTAFGASGGTAGKLILTAALTIFVSDIFVARWRYVNPEVLNGYIVYPLYYAACLLLGFSALSGRQRRQDLRLTAKTDEPQPTC, via the coding sequence GTGTCGCGAAACTCTACCCTATTGTGGGCGCTTGCCCTTCTGACCGCCCTGAGTGCCGCCGGGGTTACTCTTGCCCTGAACGGTCAGTGGATCAGACTGCATTTTCCCAGCGTTTTGGCAGCCTCAACGTGTTTTGTGGCGCTTCCAATCGCGGGCGGGGCGCTGAGCACCGCTTACGGACGCTTTCTCGTTGCGGGACTTGTCGCATTCTGGGTGGGAGACGTACTCGGGGGACAGCATTATCTCCTGGGGATGGTCTTCTTTTGCATGGGGCACGCGGGGTTCATCTGTGCGTTTGCCGCGAGAGGAATTGAGCGAAAACGTATTCTTACAGCTCTGCCGCCCATGATTCTCGTAGTCGCAACGATACTCCGATGGCTGCTACCACACGTGAACCAACCCATTGACGTGTTTGCGGTCTGCACCTACAGCACCGTGATCGGCATCATGGTTTTGACGGCATTCGGAGCTTCGGGAGGAACTGCAGGAAAGCTCATCCTGACCGCGGCTTTGACGATCTTCGTCTCAGACATATTCGTAGCTCGCTGGCGCTATGTTAATCCCGAAGTCCTCAACGGGTACATCGTCTATCCCCTCTATTACGCGGCGTGCCTGCTTCTCGGTTTCTCTGCATTGAGCGGGCGCCAGCGCAGACAAGACTTGCGATTGACCGCGAAAACAGACGAGCCTCAACCAACCTGTTAA